The Pseudomonas sp. B21-023 genomic interval CGATCAGCTGCCGTGCGTACCCGGCCTGCTCGTCGGGCACCGCCAGGCCGAGCAAGCCGTGCATCGGCAACTCGCCCACGGCGCCCATCAGGTCGCGCCCGACCAGGTGCACCTCGATGCCTTCGCTGGCCAGCATGCCCACCAGCACCTGGGCCTCCAGCAGGCTTTCCGGTTCATAGATTCGCCGCATCAGTCGTTCTCGCCAAAGACATCCAGCATCCACTCCTCACCATGCACTTGCAGCACGAAGCGGATAGGCTTGCAGCACACCTGGCAGTCCTCGATGTATTCCTGGTCGCCGCCGGACAGGTCCACCGTGGTTTCAACCTCCTCGCCACAATAAGGGCAATCGTAGAGCGCAGTTTCCAGCATCGCGGCCTCCGGAGTGACTTGTGCGTATAATTGCCGGTCTGTTTACAGGGCCAGTGTGCGTCCGAGCCGTTTTTCGGAGCCCGCCCCTACCTATTTACCCTAGCCGTTTCCAACAAGAGAGCATGATGGGCGAATTCGATGCCATCCGACCGTACGACGACGCTGAGGTCCCTGCCGTGCTGGCACGCCTGCTCAGCGACCCGGCATTCCTCGATATCCTCACCCACTTCCGCTTCCCGCGCGCGGCGGGTGCCTTCGGCTGGCTGCTCAAACCACTGATCGCCCGGCGCCTGCGCAAGGAATTTGCCGGCGTGACCTGCGTATCCACGCTGCAGGACAAGGTCGAGTACTACGTCGACCGCACCATCGACCGCGCCACCGACGGCGTCACCTACAGCGGCGTCGAACAGCTCAAGTCCGGTACCGCCTACCTGTTCCTGGCCAACCACCGTGACATCGTGATGGACCCGGCCTTCGTCAACTACGCGGTGTACCACGCCGGCCTGCCGACACCGCGCATCGCCATCGGCGACAACCTGCTGCAAAAGCCGTTCGTCAGCGACATGATGCGCCTGAACAAGAGTTTCATCGTGCACCGTTCGATCAGCGGCCGCCGCGAGAAACTGGCCGCCTATCAACTGCTCTCGGCCTACATCAACCACTCGATCCGCAACGATGGCGCGTCGATCTGGATCGCCCAGGCCGAAGGCCGCGCCAAGGACGGTGACGACCGCACCGATTCGGCGATCCTGAAAATGTTCCACATGAGCCGCAAGGACGAACCGTTCGGCGCGGTGATCCAGAGCCTGAACCTGATCCCCGTGTCGATCAGCTACGAGTACGACCCCTGCGACCAGGCCAAGGCCCGCGAGCTGTACATCCGCGCCACCACCGGCACCTACAAGAAGGCCCCCGGCGAGGACGACAACAGCATCGCCCAGGGCATCACCGGCTACAAAGGGCGGGTTCACATCAACTTCGCCCCCCCGGTGACCGAGTACCACGAGGACACCAAGCAGCTGGCGCAGGCAATCGACCGGCAGATCCTCGGCGGCTACCGGCTGTTCCCGGTGCATTACCTGGCCTATGCGATGTGGGCGGAGAAGGATGCGGCACTCGAAGTGCCGAGCGCGGAGAAGCTGTTCCCGGCCGATGAACTGGCCAAGGCCAAGGAAGAGTGGCAGCGCCGCCTGGACGCCTGCCCGGTCGAGCAGCAGCCGTACCTGGTGCAGCAGTACGCGACACCCGTGCGCAATCAGTACCAGGTGAAGCGTCAGCCGGCATCGGTCTGACGAGACGTGGGAGCGGGCTTGCCCCGCGATAGTGTCAACTCAGGTGACAGCGTCGCCCGAAAATATGCAATCGCGGGTCAAGCCCGCTCCCACGCAGCAACCGAAACGCCTTTAGATCCAGGTGCTGAACCAGGACAGCAGCAACGCCATCGCCAGGCAGCAGAAACCGAGGATGTAGTAATAGCGCGGCACCCGCTGCTCGAGTACGTCCACCACACCTTCATCCATCGCCAGGCTTTCCTTCGCGAGCGCCTCGCGGCGTCGGGCGCCATGCAGCAGCAGCCCGCCCGGGCAGGTGATCAGCAACGCCAACAGATTGATCAGCTTGGCCGGATGAGCGGCCAGGAAGCCCCAGAGCACTTGCAACGACATTACGCGACCTCGATATCACGTGTGGCAAAGCCCGGCATTCTACCCAAGCCGACTTCAACCACCGCCACTTTGCGACCAGCTGTCATCCAGGCTCTGTACGAAATGTATCTGCACTCGCCCATACTGCGTTGAAACGGGGCTCGGAATGCTCATGTACTCTAGTACAGTCGGGCGCGACCCCGGCCGTTCCTCTCCCCGTTTCGCCTTGTCTGGCCTTCGCGCAGACACATTTCGTACAGCCCCTAATTTCATCTGTCACACGCTCGTCATCAACACAGGCCACCCTGTCGGCCTTCAACTGACCGGAGCTTGTCATGCTGCACGCCGAAAACCAGGACCGCCTCTACCTCGTGGCCCAGAGCGACGAACAACAGGCGCTGATCGACGGCTTCGCGATCAACGTCCAGGACCGTCAGTGGCTGGTGTATTGCGCCCTGGGCGGGCATGCCCACGACGACCTGCCGGAGATCG includes:
- a CDS encoding putative signal transducing protein, which encodes MRRIYEPESLLEAQVLVGMLASEGIEVHLVGRDLMGAVGELPMHGLLGLAVPDEQAGYARQLIDEYNAAQPLAGDEPESYPGTLIC
- a CDS encoding CPXCG motif-containing cysteine-rich protein gives rise to the protein MLETALYDCPYCGEEVETTVDLSGGDQEYIEDCQVCCKPIRFVLQVHGEEWMLDVFGEND
- a CDS encoding 1-acyl-sn-glycerol-3-phosphate acyltransferase; the encoded protein is MGEFDAIRPYDDAEVPAVLARLLSDPAFLDILTHFRFPRAAGAFGWLLKPLIARRLRKEFAGVTCVSTLQDKVEYYVDRTIDRATDGVTYSGVEQLKSGTAYLFLANHRDIVMDPAFVNYAVYHAGLPTPRIAIGDNLLQKPFVSDMMRLNKSFIVHRSISGRREKLAAYQLLSAYINHSIRNDGASIWIAQAEGRAKDGDDRTDSAILKMFHMSRKDEPFGAVIQSLNLIPVSISYEYDPCDQAKARELYIRATTGTYKKAPGEDDNSIAQGITGYKGRVHINFAPPVTEYHEDTKQLAQAIDRQILGGYRLFPVHYLAYAMWAEKDAALEVPSAEKLFPADELAKAKEEWQRRLDACPVEQQPYLVQQYATPVRNQYQVKRQPASV